Proteins co-encoded in one Haladaptatus sp. ZSTT2 genomic window:
- a CDS encoding LeuA family protein, giving the protein MKLLDVTLREGEQRPGRRFSVDEKVAAARHLDALGVDYIQLGFPVADDRTKRVADRYDGDAKTTGIARAIEGDIEATVEAGVDVIDLFAPTSDAQREFMLGTSRDDLLASVHEALDVAHDTGLDVHFTAMDGFRTDLGFLTTVVEAVDAEYVTLADTVGVRTPRGVEETLTALDTDLSRVGVHFHDDIGVATANALTAADIGIGRVDVSIAGIGERAGNVPTEEFVVAGLLGEESVESNIDTANLLTHAHAVLDALGEDVSDWKPLLGDQVFSHESGLHTAAMLDDPALFEPFDPAEFGGERRLLFGPDTGRGAARRLLARAGVEPTDERVAALLETLGEREEVELDDALSLARAVR; this is encoded by the coding sequence ATGAAACTGCTCGACGTCACCCTCCGCGAGGGAGAGCAACGCCCCGGTCGGCGCTTCTCGGTCGATGAAAAGGTCGCCGCCGCCCGCCACCTCGACGCTCTCGGCGTAGACTACATCCAACTCGGCTTTCCCGTCGCAGACGACCGCACGAAGCGCGTCGCTGACCGGTACGACGGCGACGCCAAAACGACCGGCATCGCCCGCGCCATTGAAGGCGACATCGAAGCCACTGTCGAGGCGGGCGTAGACGTCATCGACCTGTTTGCGCCGACGAGCGACGCCCAACGCGAGTTCATGCTCGGCACCTCCCGCGACGACCTGCTCGCGTCCGTCCACGAGGCGCTCGATGTTGCCCACGACACCGGCCTCGACGTCCACTTCACCGCGATGGACGGCTTTCGCACGGACCTCGGCTTTCTCACAACCGTCGTCGAAGCCGTCGATGCCGAGTACGTCACCCTCGCGGACACCGTCGGCGTGCGAACGCCCCGTGGCGTCGAAGAAACGCTCACGGCCCTCGACACCGACCTCTCGCGAGTGGGCGTCCACTTCCACGACGACATCGGCGTCGCCACCGCAAACGCCCTCACGGCCGCCGACATAGGCATCGGCCGCGTTGACGTGTCAATCGCGGGCATCGGTGAACGCGCCGGAAACGTCCCGACAGAGGAGTTCGTCGTCGCCGGATTACTTGGCGAAGAGAGTGTTGAATCGAACATCGACACCGCGAATCTGCTCACTCACGCCCACGCCGTCCTCGACGCGCTCGGCGAGGACGTGTCCGACTGGAAACCACTGCTCGGCGACCAAGTCTTCTCCCACGAATCGGGCCTGCACACCGCCGCAATGTTGGACGACCCGGCGCTGTTCGAGCCGTTTGACCCCGCCGAGTTTGGTGGCGAACGCCGCCTTCTGTTCGGCCCCGATACGGGGCGCGGCGCGGCCCGCCGACTCCTCGCTCGCGCGGGCGTCGAACCGACCGACGAGCGGGTGGCGGCGCTGC
- a CDS encoding CbiX/SirB N-terminal domain-containing protein — protein MKALVIAAHGSHLNAESSTPTFAHADTIRAAGVFDEVREAFWKEEPSFREVIRTLESDEVYVVPLFISEGYFTEQVIPRELRLSGWDVADWGSDGLSATHVTLTSEDTGKTVHYCGPVGTHESMTDVIIRRAESVTADPEVGPGFGLAVVGHGTERNANSAKAIHYHADRIRDSGRFAEVEALFMDEEPEVDDVTDYFESADIVVVPLFIADGFHTQEDIPEDMGLTDDYRTGYDVPATVEGHRIWYSGAVGTERLMADVILERAADAGAPVGDAIETVREATRAVGGAR, from the coding sequence ATGAAGGCGCTCGTGATTGCCGCCCACGGCTCGCATCTGAACGCGGAGTCGAGCACCCCGACGTTCGCCCACGCAGACACGATTCGAGCAGCGGGCGTGTTCGACGAGGTGCGCGAAGCGTTCTGGAAAGAGGAGCCGTCGTTTCGTGAAGTCATTCGCACGCTGGAAAGCGACGAGGTGTATGTGGTCCCGCTGTTCATCAGCGAGGGCTACTTCACCGAACAGGTGATTCCCCGGGAGCTGCGCCTTTCGGGATGGGACGTGGCCGACTGGGGGTCTGATGGGCTGAGCGCGACGCACGTCACGCTCACGAGCGAGGATACTGGGAAGACGGTCCACTACTGCGGGCCGGTCGGCACTCACGAGTCGATGACCGACGTGATTATCCGGCGGGCGGAATCGGTGACGGCCGACCCCGAGGTCGGGCCGGGGTTCGGTCTCGCCGTCGTCGGCCACGGCACCGAGCGCAACGCGAACTCCGCGAAGGCGATTCACTACCACGCAGACCGCATCCGTGATTCAGGGCGGTTTGCGGAGGTCGAGGCGCTGTTCATGGACGAAGAGCCGGAGGTAGACGACGTGACCGACTACTTCGAATCGGCGGATATTGTTGTGGTTCCGCTGTTCATCGCAGACGGGTTTCACACCCAAGAGGACATCCCCGAAGACATGGGGCTCACCGACGACTATCGCACGGGCTACGACGTTCCAGCGACTGTCGAGGGCCACCGAATCTGGTACTCGGGCGCTGTTGGGACCGAACGCCTGATGGCGGACGTGATTCTCGAACGCGCTGCGGACGCGGGTGCACCGGTGGGTGACGCCATCGAAACCGTCCGCGAAGCGACCCGCGCCGTGGGAGGTGCGCGATGA
- a CDS encoding DR2241 family protein: MTHAQRAALREAAADGVSCDGLVVSKTDDGYTFETPATSHEGLSEEAFDAVATDHPWLVSNWDYWQSIDDPARREFLRYLERADETSVAIRFESLSDGIETGWGELSIIASISGAGERTYHVRHVADVDTDAEALTTYTDPLSARDIAKRDADGRYRPLKTAPTLVGGWEFVSLSGRELLQTVDFFYPATVANWYREQEGELDVTHFRETAERQTGIYDIIDELPAAAVEWVAEACCVDSQCLKSREWDEDEETPLSVPRGEGEFPCREPCSLVVAAARKWTKLEQESEQTYEVTLTESEFEQLGELVEAVAEGRVDEIREADVSDGANRYRARYLRAKRMADGRFERTER; the protein is encoded by the coding sequence ATGACCCACGCCCAGCGCGCCGCGCTCAGGGAAGCCGCCGCAGACGGCGTTTCCTGTGACGGCCTCGTCGTCTCGAAAACAGATGACGGCTACACGTTCGAAACCCCCGCGACGAGCCACGAGGGATTGAGCGAGGAAGCGTTCGACGCCGTCGCCACAGACCACCCGTGGCTCGTGTCGAACTGGGACTACTGGCAGAGTATCGACGACCCGGCCCGCCGCGAGTTTTTGCGTTATCTGGAACGTGCAGACGAGACGAGCGTGGCGATCCGCTTTGAGAGTCTCAGCGACGGCATCGAAACAGGATGGGGCGAACTCAGCATCATCGCGTCGATTTCGGGAGCAGGCGAGCGAACGTATCACGTGCGACACGTTGCGGATGTGGATACGGACGCTGAGGCGTTGACCACCTACACCGACCCGCTCTCAGCCCGCGACATTGCGAAACGCGACGCGGATGGGCGGTATCGACCGCTCAAAACCGCGCCGACGCTCGTCGGTGGCTGGGAGTTCGTCTCCCTCTCTGGGCGCGAGTTGCTCCAGACGGTCGATTTCTTCTACCCCGCGACGGTCGCAAACTGGTATCGAGAGCAGGAAGGCGAACTTGACGTGACACACTTCCGCGAGACCGCAGAGCGCCAGACCGGGATTTACGACATCATCGACGAGCTTCCGGCGGCAGCCGTCGAATGGGTGGCGGAAGCCTGCTGTGTGGATTCCCAATGCCTGAAGAGCCGCGAGTGGGACGAGGATGAAGAGACGCCCCTCTCCGTGCCGCGCGGTGAGGGCGAGTTCCCGTGCAGAGAGCCATGTTCACTGGTTGTGGCGGCGGCGCGAAAGTGGACAAAACTCGAACAGGAATCAGAGCAGACGTACGAGGTGACGCTGACTGAAAGCGAGTTTGAGCAGTTAGGAGAACTGGTCGAAGCGGTGGCGGAGGGGCGCGTAGATGAGATTCGAGAAGCGGACGTGTCCGATGGTGCAAATCGGTATCGGGCGCGCTACCTGCGGGCAAAGCGGATGGCAGACGGGCGATTCGAGCGCACGGAGCGCTAG